In one Lycium barbarum isolate Lr01 chromosome 7, ASM1917538v2, whole genome shotgun sequence genomic region, the following are encoded:
- the LOC132604015 gene encoding AT-hook motif nuclear-localized protein 17-like has translation MKGEYVEERKNHANNSSTPSNIYKLHQTQNFQHHHQQPPPPPSSTANDGATIEVVRRPRGRPPGSKNKSKPAPHFIITARDDHVEKPIMSPYILEILTGVDVIDSVYRFCSKQNTGLCILNGSGTVTNVTLKQPTINNVITLHGIFNILSISATIVTQSISRVVPNGFSISLAGPQGQVVGGPVIGPLLSAGPVYLIAASFNNPVYHKFTAEEEEEEGGGQSQQVAVSGGGDSGHPPESTVHEYCYSSNQLPSGVIWAPTARQPPPY, from the coding sequence ATGAAAGGAGAATATGTAGAAGAAAGAAAAAACCATGCTAATAATAGTAGTACTCCTAGCAATATCTATAAGCTTCATCAAACACAAAATTTccaacaccaccaccaacaaccgCCGCCACCGCCTTCCTCCACCGCCAATGACGGAGCCACCATCGAGGTTGTCCGACGTCCACGTGGCCGTCCACCCGGGTCAAAAAACAAATCCAAACCCGCACCCCATTTCATCATAACAGCACGTGATGACCATGTGGAAAAACCCATCATGAGTCCTTATATTCTTGAAATTCTAACAGGGGTTGATGTTATCGATTCGGTTTATCGGTTTTGCAGTAAACAAAATACGGGGCTCTGTATTCTTAACGGGTCTGGTACAGTTACAAATGTTACACTTAAGCAGCCTACAATTAATAATGTTATTACCTTGCATGGGATTTTTAATATTCTATCAATTTCAGCTACAATTGTTACACAAAGTATTTCGAGAGTCGTTCCAAATGGATTCAGTATTTCGCTAGCTGGACCACAAGGTCAAGTTGTAGGTGGGCCTGTTATTGGGCCTCTTTTATCGGCTGGGCCTGTTTATTTAATTGCTGCAAGTTTTAATAATCCTGTTTATCATAAGTTTACCGCggaggaagaggaggaggagggtGGTGGTCAGTCGCAACAGGTGGCAGTGTCTGGCGGCGGAGATAGTGGGCATCCACCTGAATCAACCGTGCATGAGTATTGTTACAGTTCTAATCAGTTGCCATCAGGTGTGATATGGGCACCCACCGCTAGACAACCACCACCTTATTGA